From one Papilio machaon chromosome 16, ilPapMach1.1, whole genome shotgun sequence genomic stretch:
- the LOC106716658 gene encoding ejaculatory bulb-specific protein 3, with amino-acid sequence MKCILLLPILMALVAAETYSTENDDLDIEAVVGDLNILKSFLDCFNDKKPCDDVQADFKKDLPEAFQNACHKCTAAQKHIFKRFLEESEKKVVDDLNALKKKYDPESKHYAALLAAISKS; translated from the exons ATGAAGTGCATATTGTTGTTGCCGATATTGATGGCGCTTGTTGCAGCTGAGACTTACAGTACAGAGAACGATGATTTAGACATTGAAGCGGTTGTTGGtgatttaaacatattaaaatccTTCTTGGACTGCTTTAACGATAAGAAACCATGCGACGATGTGCAAGctgattttaaaa AGGACTTGCCCGAGGCGTTCCAAAACGCATGTCATAAATGCACTGCGGCACAGAAACACATCTTCAAGAGATTCCTCGAGGAATCCGAAAAGAAGGTAGTCGATGACCTCAACGCCCTCAAGAAGAAATACGATCCAGAATCCAAGCACTACGCTGCACTTTTAGCAGCCATTTCAAAGTCTTAA
- the LOC106716688 gene encoding putative odorant-binding protein A10, which translates to MKTILALTVMVGLTATTLAYSTEHDDLDIAAIVADKNELQKFIDCFTEKAPCTKLTQDFKSKLPEVVREACEKCNPIQKQKLKIFLDGLNEKFPEEYNALKKQFDPTGKLFEALNAALAKA; encoded by the exons ATGAAGACTATCTTGGCACTAACAGTGATGGTTGGCTTGACTGCCACCACCTTGGCTTACAGCACGGAACATGACGACCTGGACATCGCAGCGATTGTCGCCGATAAGAACGAGCTACAAAAGTTCATCGATTGCTTCACCGAAAAAGCGCCTTGCACCAAACTGACACaagattttaaat ccAAGTTGCCCGAGGTTGTGCGCGAAGCCTGCGAAAAGTGTAATCCGATTCAGAAACAGAAGCTGAAAATCTTCCTCGATGGCCTGAACGAGAAGTTCCCCGAGGAATACAACGCTCTCAAGAAACAGTTCGATCCTACTGGCAAACTTTTCGAGGCATTGAACGCCGCTCTCGCTAAAGCTTGa